The following are encoded in a window of Paenibacillaceae bacterium GAS479 genomic DNA:
- a CDS encoding putative sigma-54 modulation protein codes for MKYNVRGQNVPVTDAMRDYVEKKLNRLDKYFDAPPAADTSVTMSVHKGRHGVEVTIPLPGVILRAEEKSPDMYASVDTVVDKLERQIRKHKTKANRKFRQSESIKTLFREDDVASVAVQDPEEDLEVVRMKRFKLKPMDVEEAILHMDMVGHSFYVFNNIETKEVNVVYRRNDGRYGLIEQE; via the coding sequence ATGAAATACAACGTTCGAGGTCAAAACGTTCCGGTGACGGATGCCATGAGGGATTACGTCGAGAAGAAGTTGAACCGCCTGGATAAGTATTTTGATGCCCCCCCTGCCGCTGACACCAGCGTCACAATGTCGGTCCACAAGGGACGCCACGGCGTAGAGGTCACGATCCCGCTTCCGGGAGTGATTTTGAGAGCTGAGGAGAAGAGTCCGGATATGTATGCATCGGTGGATACGGTTGTTGACAAGTTGGAGCGTCAGATCCGCAAACACAAAACTAAAGCAAACCGCAAGTTCCGGCAGAGCGAAAGTATTAAAACGCTATTCCGCGAGGATGACGTAGCCTCGGTTGCCGTACAGGATCCAGAAGAGGACCTTGAGGTTGTAAGGATGAAGCGCTTCAAGCTGAAGCCAATGGATGTAGAGGAAGCAATTCTGCACATGGATATGGTCGGTCACAGCTTCTACGTCTTTAATAATATTGAAACGAAGGAAGTCAACGTAGTCTATAGAAGAAATGATGGCCGATATGGCCTGATCGAGCAGGAATAA
- a CDS encoding flagellar protein FliS, with amino-acid sequence MSTAAYDKYRQSAIQTATPAQLLLSLFDGAIRFTKTGLKNMEDGHIERINLNFGKAQDIVSELSVSLDHSYDISNSLAALYDYIKYLLIESNIKKDRLLAEEALGYLIDLRQTWAEASRSAVSPLGQHG; translated from the coding sequence ATGAGTACAGCAGCTTATGATAAATACAGGCAATCTGCCATTCAAACCGCAACTCCCGCTCAGCTTTTACTCTCTTTGTTTGACGGGGCGATTCGCTTCACCAAAACGGGTCTCAAAAACATGGAAGATGGCCATATAGAGCGGATAAACCTTAATTTTGGAAAAGCTCAGGACATTGTCAGCGAATTAAGCGTATCTTTGGATCATAGCTATGATATTTCCAATTCGCTTGCTGCTCTTTACGATTACATCAAGTACTTGCTTATTGAGTCCAATATCAAAAAAGACCGTCTGCTCGCAGAGGAAGCATTAGGCTATTTAATCGATCTGCGGCAAACCTGGGCGGAGGCCAGCCGGAGCGCCGTGTCTCCTTTGGGTCAGCATGGATGA
- a CDS encoding transposase, IS605 OrfB family, central region (manually curated): MNNVQPITIQIRIYPSDPALLTQMGNEYINTVNRLTEQAQLHGSFPRLTSKTVQANLPSAIKNQLIRDAKSIYQKSKKDKKRPVLKKRVYYVNNQNYSIRNDGVAFPVVRDGKVQRMTIPATLTDRDKTLLASGKLGLLRVVQKASKWYVQVAIERPATGQDGAETMGIDLGLKVPAVAVTSTGKTKFVGNGRKNKYIRRKYNSNRRKLGKLKKLPAIRKARDKESRYMRDQNHKISRQIVNMAIAERVGVIKLENLAGIRKTTRTSRKNATNLHNWAFYQLQSFIRYKAALAGISVQEVDPAYTSQTCPSCEQRNKAKDRTYRCCQCRYEAHRDRVGAINIMRQPVFDGHSRTA; the protein is encoded by the coding sequence GTGAACAACGTGCAACCTATAACGATTCAGATTCGCATTTATCCGAGTGATCCTGCTCTACTGACACAAATGGGTAACGAGTACATCAACACCGTCAATCGCTTAACGGAACAAGCCCAATTACACGGTTCATTCCCTAGACTGACTTCCAAGACGGTGCAAGCGAATCTGCCATCCGCGATTAAGAATCAGCTTATTCGTGATGCGAAGAGTATCTATCAGAAATCCAAAAAGGACAAGAAACGTCCTGTACTGAAAAAACGGGTTTATTATGTCAACAATCAAAACTACTCGATTCGCAACGATGGAGTTGCTTTTCCCGTAGTGAGGGATGGCAAGGTACAGCGCATGACCATTCCTGCAACGTTAACAGACCGCGACAAGACTTTGCTTGCATCGGGTAAGCTGGGGTTACTTCGTGTTGTACAGAAGGCTAGCAAATGGTATGTGCAAGTAGCAATCGAACGCCCTGCAACCGGCCAAGACGGAGCCGAAACGATGGGCATTGACTTAGGGCTCAAGGTTCCAGCCGTTGCCGTGACGTCCACAGGTAAAACGAAGTTTGTCGGCAACGGCAGAAAGAATAAGTACATTCGCCGTAAGTACAATTCCAATCGCCGCAAGCTAGGAAAACTTAAGAAGTTACCTGCCATCCGTAAAGCTCGTGATAAGGAAAGCAGGTACATGAGGGACCAAAACCACAAAATCAGCCGTCAAATCGTTAATATGGCGATTGCGGAACGTGTGGGGGTCATAAAGCTTGAGAACCTTGCTGGTATTCGCAAAACGACAAGAACAAGTCGTAAAAACGCAACGAATCTGCACAACTGGGCTTTTTATCAATTGCAATCGTTCATTCGCTATAAGGCGGCGTTGGCAGGAATCTCGGTGCAGGAAGTTGATCCTGCGTATACGTCCCAAACATGCCCTTCCTGCGAACAACGGAACAAAGCAAAGGATAGAACATACCGGTGTTGTCAGTGCAGATATGAAGCGCACAGAGACAGAGTTGGAGCGATTAATATCATGCGACAACCTGTGTTCGATGGTCATAGTCGAACAGCCTAG
- a CDS encoding cold shock protein (beta-ribbon, CspA family), with product MQGKVKWFNAEKGYGFIETEQGGDVFVHFSAIQSEGFKTLEEGQSVEFDIVEGARGPQAANVVKL from the coding sequence ATGCAAGGTAAAGTGAAATGGTTCAACGCAGAAAAAGGCTATGGATTCATCGAGACTGAGCAAGGCGGCGACGTATTTGTTCACTTCTCCGCAATCCAATCCGAGGGCTTCAAAACCCTGGAAGAAGGCCAATCCGTCGAGTTCGACATCGTAGAAGGCGCTCGCGGTCCACAAGCTGCCAACGTAGTCAAACTGTAA